Proteins encoded within one genomic window of Halalkalibacillus sediminis:
- a CDS encoding ABC transporter ATP-binding protein, giving the protein MSKTLLKLDQVNTYIDQFHILQNVNFEVKTGEVTVLLGRNGAGKTTTLRTIMGLNNASSGTVTFNGENITKLPPYKIAKRGIGYVPEDQGIFYDLSVGENMRVGMRTEDDATKERLEWALDLFPDLKKFWKKPGGQLSGGQKQMLSIARSYINSNDLLLIDEPSKGLAPVIVEKVIESIDKMKEQTTVLLVEQNFYMASKLGDRFYILDDGVSVHEGSMTELEENEEIKRKYLGIA; this is encoded by the coding sequence ATGAGCAAGACGCTGCTGAAGTTGGATCAAGTTAATACGTATATCGATCAATTTCATATATTACAGAACGTGAACTTCGAGGTGAAGACTGGTGAAGTGACCGTGTTATTGGGACGGAACGGTGCAGGTAAGACAACGACCCTTCGAACGATTATGGGGTTAAATAATGCCTCCAGTGGTACGGTGACGTTTAATGGAGAAAATATTACGAAGTTGCCTCCATATAAAATCGCTAAACGCGGAATCGGCTATGTACCTGAAGATCAGGGTATCTTTTACGATTTGAGTGTCGGAGAAAATATGCGAGTTGGTATGAGAACTGAAGACGACGCGACAAAAGAACGTTTGGAGTGGGCGCTGGATCTTTTTCCTGACTTGAAAAAGTTCTGGAAAAAGCCTGGTGGTCAATTGAGTGGTGGGCAAAAGCAGATGCTTTCCATTGCTCGTTCATATATCAATAGCAATGATCTATTATTAATTGATGAACCTAGCAAGGGGCTTGCGCCTGTTATTGTTGAAAAGGTTATTGAATCGATCGATAAAATGAAAGAACAAACGACCGTTCTGTTAGTGGAGCAGAATTTCTATATGGCTAGTAAACTAGGCGATCGTTTCTATATTTTGGACGATGGAGTTTCTGTCCATGAAGGTAGCATGACTGAATTAGAAGAGAATGAAGAGATCAAACGTAAATACTTAGGAATCGCATAG
- the fabG gene encoding 3-oxoacyl-ACP reductase FabG — MGRLGNKVAIITGSANGIGLEAATLFAEEGARVVLADFDAETGKNREEVLKSEGHDVLFVQVNVADRASVDAMVKEAIDAFGKIDILVNNAGITRDAMLSKMTVEQFEQVIDVNLKGVFHCTQAVLPHLIESGKGKVINTSSVSGAYGNVGQSNYAAAKAGLIGLTKTWAKELGRKNINVNAVAPGFTETSMVESVPDHVIESLVKQVPMGRLGKPTDIANAYLYLASEESDYVNGHVLHVDGGIMM, encoded by the coding sequence ATGGGACGTTTAGGCAACAAAGTAGCAATCATAACAGGAAGCGCAAATGGAATCGGACTTGAAGCTGCCACTCTCTTTGCTGAAGAAGGGGCAAGGGTAGTGTTGGCGGACTTTGATGCCGAAACCGGGAAAAATCGTGAAGAAGTACTTAAAAGTGAAGGTCATGACGTATTGTTCGTGCAAGTAAATGTAGCAGATCGTGCGAGCGTAGATGCCATGGTAAAAGAGGCGATAGATGCATTTGGAAAGATTGATATTTTAGTCAACAACGCAGGTATCACTCGAGATGCGATGCTTTCAAAAATGACTGTAGAACAGTTCGAACAAGTGATAGATGTTAACTTGAAGGGTGTCTTCCATTGTACACAAGCTGTTCTTCCCCATTTAATTGAAAGTGGTAAAGGTAAGGTCATTAATACATCGTCTGTTTCAGGTGCATACGGAAATGTTGGGCAATCAAACTATGCAGCTGCTAAGGCTGGCCTGATCGGACTTACGAAAACTTGGGCAAAAGAACTTGGCAGGAAAAACATTAATGTGAACGCTGTGGCACCAGGTTTTACAGAGACATCTATGGTCGAAAGTGTTCCTGATCATGTGATTGAGTCCTTGGTGAAACAAGTGCCGATGGGTCGACTCGGGAAACCGACTGATATTGCAAATGCTTACTTGTACTTAGCTTCAGAAGAATCGGATTATGTGAATGGCCATGTACTCCACGTCGATGGTGGCATTATGATGTAA
- a CDS encoding reverse transcriptase/maturase family protein produces MVLTRELLEEYFKIDNIIDYYHENKRGKNSVGIDKVNSRLFNENLNWYAKTINRKIMNGSYKFTPYKQKLISKGKSNTPRQISIPTIKDKITLGLLKEILHKKFLTDIYYETVHTIISDLESEIQDPHKDYFFKIDISDFYGNIDHEKLFKKLRKRIRDKKLLKILKRSIKTPTVKEGSQKDKTVNTRGVPQGLPVSNILSSIYMNALDDKYINRSDLIYKRFVDDIIIICNNKDSDAIYNEIVRDLTSKTTLDLIINPEKKDEGFVSNGFYYLGYFLDGTSTTIRKEAITNMKKSLESIFVTIAHTYKKSNPNINFFLWQLNLRITGSKYGGRKYGWLIFYSQISEDNEDIFHHLDWFVRKKLLQDRFKLQNLVDKNQIKRFTRAYNEIRKNFTNTRYLPNFDNYSHENKVDFIEGVLGKPTVDLSKERVDYIFNNTIYKEVNQLEKDIQGVSF; encoded by the coding sequence ATGGTCTTAACTAGAGAGCTCTTAGAAGAATATTTTAAAATCGACAATATTATTGATTACTATCATGAGAATAAAAGAGGTAAAAATTCAGTTGGAATTGATAAGGTAAATTCAAGGTTATTTAACGAGAACTTAAATTGGTACGCAAAGACAATTAACAGGAAGATAATGAATGGCTCCTACAAATTCACTCCTTATAAGCAGAAGTTGATTTCCAAGGGTAAATCGAACACCCCTAGGCAAATATCAATTCCTACTATTAAAGACAAAATTACGCTAGGCTTGCTAAAAGAAATTCTACATAAGAAATTCCTTACTGACATTTACTATGAGACTGTTCACACAATAATAAGTGATTTAGAGTCAGAAATCCAAGACCCTCATAAAGATTACTTCTTCAAGATAGACATCTCTGATTTTTATGGGAACATCGATCATGAGAAGCTTTTTAAAAAGCTACGAAAAAGAATAAGAGACAAAAAGCTCCTCAAGATACTGAAGCGTTCAATTAAGACTCCTACTGTAAAGGAGGGTTCCCAAAAAGATAAAACAGTCAACACAAGGGGAGTGCCCCAGGGTCTTCCAGTATCTAATATTCTTTCTAGCATTTATATGAATGCATTGGATGATAAGTACATAAATAGAAGCGACCTTATTTATAAAAGGTTCGTTGATGATATTATTATTATTTGTAACAACAAAGATAGCGATGCGATTTATAATGAGATTGTACGTGATCTAACTAGCAAAACCACATTAGATTTAATAATAAATCCTGAAAAAAAAGATGAAGGCTTTGTTAGCAATGGTTTTTACTACTTGGGATATTTCCTTGATGGTACCTCTACTACTATAAGAAAAGAAGCTATTACAAATATGAAAAAATCTCTGGAAAGTATCTTTGTTACAATTGCTCATACGTATAAAAAATCGAACCCTAATATTAATTTCTTCTTGTGGCAATTAAACCTCAGAATAACTGGAAGCAAATATGGTGGGAGGAAATATGGTTGGTTGATTTTTTATTCACAAATTTCCGAAGACAATGAAGACATCTTTCACCATTTAGATTGGTTCGTGAGAAAAAAATTACTTCAAGATAGATTTAAACTACAAAATCTCGTTGATAAGAACCAAATTAAGCGGTTCACTAGAGCCTATAATGAAATAAGGAAAAACTTCACTAACACTAGATATCTTCCAAATTTCGATAATTATTCGCACGAAAATAAAGTAGATTTTATTGAAGGCGTACTAGGGAAGCCTACAGTTGACTTATCGAAAGAACGAGTTGACTATATATTTAATAACACCATTTATAAAGAAGTAAACCAATTAGAAAAAGATATACAGGGTGTATCATTCTAG
- a CDS encoding DUF4238 domain-containing protein: MNLPIKQHIVPQTHLKQFTSGNEKIWLYQKDTKHFREQSIKKVPIVKDFYTVTDEEEDEKLYDMEHFLANQIEPLYQPYIEQLQNREMLTGLMKKQFAYYVSSQKLRTVSMKEKVISEIEIAFRKGKAGKWFDKTSIEQFTRNFYDGDEEITYEEFIERADGRLEEVNMDISKDCFVQFLPEKMMEFAGKLAEMNWSYLIASEKRSFITSDNPVVLESDIEDPAFSIDGGVFPLTPHLALNIDSSEERFKKVGGKDVRKINEQIVKHSDRFIFSHNEGFLNSNIQKFI; this comes from the coding sequence ATGAACTTACCCATCAAACAACATATTGTTCCACAAACACATTTAAAGCAATTCACCTCTGGAAACGAGAAAATATGGTTGTATCAAAAAGATACTAAACATTTCAGAGAGCAAAGTATCAAAAAAGTTCCAATAGTGAAGGACTTTTACACTGTCACAGACGAGGAAGAAGATGAAAAGCTTTATGATATGGAACATTTCCTGGCAAATCAAATTGAACCACTTTATCAACCATACATAGAGCAACTCCAGAATAGAGAAATGTTGACAGGTTTGATGAAAAAACAATTTGCTTATTATGTTTCTTCTCAAAAGTTAAGGACAGTTAGTATGAAAGAAAAGGTAATAAGCGAGATTGAAATAGCCTTCAGAAAAGGTAAAGCTGGGAAATGGTTTGATAAGACATCAATAGAGCAATTTACTCGTAATTTTTATGATGGAGATGAAGAAATTACATATGAAGAATTTATTGAAAGAGCAGACGGAAGGTTGGAAGAAGTAAATATGGATATTAGCAAGGATTGTTTTGTTCAATTCCTTCCAGAAAAGATGATGGAGTTTGCGGGAAAGCTTGCTGAAATGAATTGGAGCTATCTTATTGCATCAGAAAAAAGATCTTTTATTACATCAGACAATCCAGTAGTCTTAGAGAGTGACATTGAGGACCCAGCTTTCTCTATTGATGGCGGGGTATTTCCTTTAACTCCTCATTTAGCACTTAATATTGATTCTTCAGAAGAGAGGTTTAAGAAAGTTGGCGGTAAAGATGTGAGAAAAATAAACGAACAAATAGTTAAACATTCTGATAGATTTATCTTTTCTCATAATGAAGGGTTTTTAAATAGTAATATTCAGAAGTTTATATAA
- a CDS encoding SLATT domain-containing protein: MEDIQADLLLKRIKSLNTRIYLTRKSRINTEDRLIKKNNFYQFINVYYSIVLVFSSILNLQASPKTSLFLLSSSIALSLFSLFVISKNLTERQFSVKFNYIRLQELLNELDRIEDDLIAGIRKMSDIVNSYEEVNAKYISALSSVENQEEVDYLNFIKSTGFQNIKLDSSQKIVLCKHAFKETMKRATLIIAPIIAYLLLWFFIS; the protein is encoded by the coding sequence ATGGAAGATATACAGGCGGACTTATTATTGAAGCGTATTAAATCATTAAATACAAGGATATACCTCACTAGAAAATCGCGTATTAATACTGAAGATAGATTGATTAAGAAAAATAATTTCTATCAATTTATTAATGTATATTACTCTATAGTTCTAGTATTTTCATCTATCCTAAACCTCCAAGCATCACCTAAAACGTCACTATTTCTGCTAAGCTCATCAATTGCCTTGTCCTTATTTTCTTTATTCGTTATATCAAAAAATCTTACAGAACGACAATTTAGCGTTAAATTCAATTACATCAGGCTACAAGAGCTACTTAATGAATTGGACAGGATTGAAGATGATTTGATAGCTGGCATAAGAAAAATGAGTGATATAGTTAACTCATATGAGGAAGTTAACGCTAAATATATAAGCGCTTTATCATCTGTAGAGAACCAAGAGGAGGTCGACTACCTTAACTTCATTAAGTCTACTGGGTTTCAAAACATAAAATTAGATTCGAGTCAGAAGATTGTTCTGTGTAAACATGCTTTCAAAGAAACTATGAAGCGGGCTACATTAATTATTGCTCCAATAATTGCATATCTTTTACTGTGGTTTTTTATTTCATAG
- a CDS encoding alpha/beta fold hydrolase, whose translation MSTIELKKVKVPNGETIAYRERSGGDQTVLLIHGNMISSKHWDIFMEAFDSSYHLVAIDLPGFGESTYLSEINSIQDLSNHVRLFVEALDLDLYAIVGWSTGGAVGLQYCANYDHPTEKLVLLASASTRGYPFYATGEDGLPDPTRRLETFEEVKQDPGKTLAIQGAYDRKDRDLLKAIWNQLIYTHNQPSPDKYEEYVDDLLTQRNLAEIYHALNTFNISNEFNGLIKGTGEVDKIDVPTLVLRGERDFVITEDMAKEIVEDLGDLATFVELKDSGHSPLVDDMGQLVREIEEFLKK comes from the coding sequence ATGTCAACGATTGAATTGAAAAAGGTCAAAGTACCAAATGGAGAAACAATTGCTTACCGAGAACGTTCAGGTGGGGATCAAACTGTTCTGTTGATTCATGGAAACATGATTTCCTCGAAACACTGGGACATTTTCATGGAGGCATTCGATTCTTCTTATCATTTGGTGGCAATCGATTTGCCTGGCTTCGGAGAATCAACATATTTATCTGAAATTAATTCAATTCAAGATTTGAGTAATCATGTTCGGTTATTTGTGGAAGCACTAGATTTAGATTTATATGCAATCGTGGGCTGGTCAACTGGTGGAGCAGTGGGGCTTCAATATTGTGCCAACTATGATCATCCAACTGAAAAGCTTGTTTTATTAGCTTCAGCTTCAACTAGAGGATATCCTTTTTATGCAACAGGAGAAGATGGACTGCCTGACCCGACACGTCGATTAGAGACTTTTGAAGAAGTAAAGCAGGACCCAGGTAAGACATTGGCAATTCAAGGTGCTTATGATCGAAAAGATCGAGACCTTCTAAAAGCTATCTGGAATCAATTGATTTATACTCATAATCAGCCAAGTCCTGATAAGTATGAAGAGTATGTCGATGACTTGTTGACCCAACGCAATCTAGCTGAAATCTATCATGCGTTGAATACTTTCAATATTTCAAATGAGTTTAATGGTTTGATAAAGGGAACTGGTGAAGTAGATAAAATTGACGTTCCTACACTTGTATTAAGAGGTGAGAGGGACTTCGTTATTACAGAGGATATGGCAAAAGAAATTGTTGAGGACCTGGGTGATTTGGCTACTTTCGTAGAGTTGAAGGATAGCGGACATTCACCTTTAGTAGATGATATGGGCCAACTAGTTCGCGAGATTGAAGAATTTTTAAAGAAATAA
- a CDS encoding branched-chain amino acid ABC transporter permease — MDLFLNLAINGISTGMLIFLIAAGLTLIFGLMDVLNFAHGGLFAWGAYSAVWFYAISDSFIISILGAVLTGLVLGLITEYLIVRPVYGNHIQQILITLGFMLVLTEMLKVVFGPDIKAATTPEYLSGSWFIGDVTIIKYRAFIIAVGLLVFLVMWAILKFTKVGLIVRAGVMNKEMIQALGINIKLVFVGVFMVGSAMAALGGALFAPSSGVVYAEMGLEFGIFAFIVVIIGGMGSFPGSLMAALLVGLSNTFTAYYFPALSMAVTMILMFLVLMFRPQGLFNVSGVANK, encoded by the coding sequence ATGGACTTATTTTTGAATCTAGCAATCAATGGTATTTCTACCGGAATGCTTATTTTCCTGATTGCAGCTGGTTTGACACTTATTTTCGGACTCATGGATGTCTTGAACTTCGCTCACGGTGGACTGTTTGCATGGGGTGCGTACAGTGCTGTCTGGTTTTATGCGATATCTGATAGTTTCATCATTAGTATTCTTGGGGCGGTTTTAACCGGACTAGTTCTCGGGTTAATCACAGAATACTTAATTGTGAGGCCAGTATACGGTAATCACATTCAGCAAATCTTAATTACTTTGGGATTCATGCTTGTATTGACTGAGATGTTGAAGGTCGTATTCGGTCCAGACATCAAGGCTGCAACTACACCTGAATATTTGAGTGGTAGCTGGTTTATCGGTGACGTTACCATCATTAAATATAGAGCTTTCATCATTGCTGTAGGATTGCTTGTCTTCCTAGTTATGTGGGCAATCTTGAAGTTTACGAAAGTAGGATTGATTGTACGCGCAGGTGTGATGAATAAGGAAATGATACAAGCTCTTGGTATCAATATCAAACTAGTTTTCGTCGGTGTATTTATGGTAGGGTCAGCGATGGCAGCTTTAGGAGGGGCACTCTTTGCTCCAAGTTCTGGTGTTGTGTACGCAGAAATGGGACTGGAGTTTGGTATTTTCGCTTTCATTGTGGTGATTATCGGAGGAATGGGCAGTTTTCCGGGGTCTTTAATGGCAGCGCTACTTGTAGGACTATCAAATACATTCACTGCTTATTATTTTCCTGCCCTATCGATGGCAGTGACGATGATCTTGATGTTCTTAGTCTTGATGTTCCGTCCTCAAGGCCTGTTCAATGTTAGTGGGGTGGCAAACAAATGA
- a CDS encoding branched-chain amino acid ABC transporter permease has protein sequence MMKHAEKSTWIYLAVAFLLIFIPFMKDDRWFLFLMIQIFVFGIFAMSYDLLLGYTGIVSFGHAMFFGIGAYSVAVFLDLMEASFFGLLVGIIAAVLIGGFIAFLAGILTLRLKSHYYAMLTLALASLFMVVAEKWRSVTRGSDGFTFRIPDFPGILGEYRNITMYMICLLFLVLFFFGLRRLTQSPMGKVLVAIRENDQRVESLGFKIMPYKVIISVVSGVVASFAGVLYAISIRFVDTSVFAIDVTLDALLMTIIGGVGTLVGPIIGAGIIEFAHHYLSGLSDVHWIFERWIILFGIVYILAVIFFPYGIVGTIQKHWVKRKYKKRNEKAPKTDKLAS, from the coding sequence ATGATGAAGCATGCTGAAAAGTCAACTTGGATTTATTTGGCTGTGGCTTTCCTACTGATTTTTATACCATTTATGAAAGATGATCGTTGGTTCTTGTTTTTGATGATTCAAATTTTTGTTTTTGGTATTTTTGCCATGAGTTATGATTTGTTGCTCGGCTATACTGGGATTGTTTCCTTCGGTCATGCAATGTTTTTCGGAATAGGTGCATATAGTGTCGCGGTTTTTCTGGATTTAATGGAAGCGTCATTTTTTGGACTATTAGTAGGAATTATAGCCGCAGTATTGATAGGAGGATTCATCGCTTTCTTAGCTGGTATCTTGACGTTGAGGTTGAAAAGTCACTACTATGCCATGCTGACATTAGCTTTAGCAAGCTTGTTCATGGTGGTCGCTGAAAAATGGCGTTCTGTGACAAGGGGTAGCGATGGGTTTACATTCCGAATTCCTGATTTTCCTGGAATTCTCGGTGAGTATCGAAATATCACAATGTATATGATCTGTCTTTTATTTCTTGTACTGTTTTTCTTCGGGTTGAGAAGGTTGACTCAATCTCCTATGGGGAAAGTTCTTGTAGCGATTCGGGAAAATGATCAGCGTGTTGAATCCTTAGGGTTCAAAATCATGCCTTATAAAGTGATCATCAGTGTCGTCTCTGGTGTCGTAGCTAGCTTCGCAGGTGTTTTATACGCAATTAGCATTAGGTTCGTGGATACGAGTGTCTTTGCGATTGACGTGACGTTAGATGCTTTGCTGATGACGATTATTGGTGGAGTCGGTACATTAGTTGGACCAATCATAGGTGCGGGGATTATTGAATTTGCTCACCATTATTTATCTGGATTGTCTGACGTTCACTGGATCTTCGAACGATGGATTATCTTGTTCGGTATCGTCTATATTTTAGCGGTTATCTTTTTCCCGTATGGAATTGTTGGAACGATTCAAAAGCATTGGGTTAAGCGAAAATATAAGAAACGCAATGAAAAAGCGCCTAAAACAGATAAGCTTGCGAGTTAA
- a CDS encoding ABC transporter ATP-binding protein, with product MKTILETKDLTIAFGGHYAVNNVSVEIPKNQFTSVIGPNGAGKTTFFNLISGQLAPTKGRVYFKGQNITKKSSTQRTRLGIGRSFQITNVFPNVTVLENVRLAIQSKEKVRFQMFRHFKHYEKFEADSKKLLRLVLLEDKMNTIAANLSHGEKRKLEIAMLLALDTEVLLLDEPTAGMSLEEVPAILEVIEKIKNQGNRTIVLIEHKMDLVLELSDQLMVLYNGELLAKGSPEEIMANETVQSAYIGGSTNEQDAAEVGSS from the coding sequence ATGAAGACAATCTTAGAAACTAAAGATTTAACGATTGCCTTTGGTGGGCATTACGCAGTAAATAATGTGAGTGTTGAAATTCCCAAAAATCAATTTACATCCGTAATAGGGCCAAACGGAGCGGGGAAGACAACTTTCTTTAATTTAATAAGTGGTCAGTTAGCACCGACGAAAGGGAGAGTATATTTTAAAGGTCAAAATATTACAAAGAAATCGTCAACCCAACGAACCAGATTAGGGATCGGTCGTTCTTTTCAAATCACGAATGTTTTTCCGAATGTGACTGTTTTGGAAAATGTACGACTGGCGATTCAATCCAAAGAGAAAGTACGATTTCAAATGTTCCGACACTTCAAGCATTATGAAAAGTTTGAAGCAGACTCTAAGAAGCTTCTCCGCTTAGTATTGCTTGAAGATAAAATGAATACGATTGCTGCAAACCTTTCTCATGGGGAAAAAAGAAAACTCGAAATCGCGATGTTGTTAGCCCTGGATACAGAAGTCCTTTTATTGGATGAACCGACAGCAGGCATGTCTTTGGAAGAGGTTCCTGCTATTTTAGAAGTGATAGAGAAGATCAAGAATCAAGGTAACAGAACGATCGTGTTGATCGAGCATAAGATGGACTTGGTCTTAGAGTTGTCCGATCAATTGATGGTGTTGTATAACGGCGAACTATTAGCAAAAGGTTCTCCAGAAGAGATTATGGCAAACGAAACGGTGCAATCGGCTTATATTGGGGGGAGTACAAATGAGCAAGACGCTGCTGAAGTTGGATCAAGTTAA
- a CDS encoding 3-oxoacyl-ACP synthase, producing MRDNVGIVATGVYIPEKMMSSKELSERSGIPLEVVENKLGIKSKPVPGPDDHTAEMGIRAAKKAFEKCGIDPGEVDLVIYIGEEHKEYPLWTAGIKTQEALGCYNAWAFDVALRCGTTIMAMKVAKDMMIADERIRTVLLAGGYRNVDFIDYQNPRTRFMYNLGAGGAAMILQRDFDKNLVQESTLITDGSFSEDVAVVGGGTKQPMSNEVLEQNLYQLDVLDPEGMKKRLEQKSMDNFVKVVRDAVKRSGLEVKDVDYLAMLHMKRSAHHYILKELDMDEDQSIYLEDYGHIGQMDQIISLELALEEGKVKDGDVVVFVSAGIGYAWGASVIRWG from the coding sequence ATGAGAGATAATGTAGGAATCGTAGCAACAGGTGTCTATATCCCCGAGAAAATGATGTCTTCAAAAGAGCTATCTGAACGCTCAGGGATCCCGCTTGAGGTCGTTGAAAATAAACTAGGGATTAAATCGAAGCCAGTTCCCGGTCCTGATGATCATACTGCTGAAATGGGAATACGAGCTGCTAAGAAGGCTTTTGAAAAGTGTGGTATCGATCCAGGTGAAGTCGACCTGGTGATCTATATAGGAGAAGAACACAAAGAATATCCACTATGGACGGCGGGAATCAAGACACAAGAAGCGTTAGGTTGTTATAATGCCTGGGCTTTTGACGTTGCCCTTCGATGTGGGACGACGATTATGGCAATGAAGGTTGCGAAGGATATGATGATTGCTGATGAACGTATCCGTACGGTGTTATTGGCTGGAGGTTACCGTAATGTCGACTTCATCGATTATCAAAACCCGCGAACACGTTTTATGTACAACTTGGGTGCAGGTGGTGCAGCGATGATTCTTCAGAGAGACTTTGATAAGAACTTGGTGCAGGAGAGTACATTGATTACAGATGGTTCTTTTTCAGAAGATGTAGCGGTTGTCGGAGGAGGAACAAAGCAACCGATGTCGAATGAAGTATTAGAGCAGAATTTATATCAACTGGATGTACTTGACCCTGAAGGCATGAAGAAGCGGCTCGAGCAGAAATCGATGGATAACTTCGTGAAAGTTGTCCGGGACGCAGTTAAAAGAAGTGGTCTTGAAGTGAAGGACGTTGATTACTTAGCGATGCTTCACATGAAACGATCAGCTCATCATTATATTTTAAAAGAATTAGATATGGACGAGGATCAATCCATTTACTTAGAAGATTACGGACACATCGGACAGATGGATCAAATCATTTCACTTGAACTCGCCTTAGAAGAAGGTAAAGTCAAAGATGGAGATGTCGTTGTCTTTGTCAGTGCAGGGATTGGCTATGCCTGGGGTGCATCCGTTATTCGTTGGGGTTAA
- a CDS encoding class I adenylate-forming enzyme family protein, translating into MHKEFDWISSRAILYPNDIAIIDATTDDRWTYSEVDRRAEVLATHFVNQGIKKGDRVALLAPNHISYLDFLFAAMKCGAIFVPLNWRLSEEELSYVLGDAEPTLVGVHESFHRTHEWLGVFGQALEIAGNSYIDQLPTYTENIFQKPEIDDKDPLAMVYTGGTTGKPKGAVLSHQSIFWNAMNTIVSWDLKRDECTLTSIPMFHTGGLNALTTPILLAGGTVVLESDFEPEKAVKNLIKYRCTIVLFIPTMYHMIVQTDAFQEATFYDMEVFLSGGAPCPLSVYEEFNRKGLSFKEGYGLTEAGPNNFYIDPEMSKVKQGSVGQEMLFNEIRIVRSDGEEVATNEVGELWLKGKHLFEYYWKNDEETADSFQGEWFVTGDLARKDEDGYVYISGRKKEMIITGGENVYPLEIEHWLQSNEKVDEVAVVGIPDDKWGEKVAAFVSVKSEDVTEEELIRFCELKLSKYKIPKEFVLMAELPKTHVGKIDKKALLDDYAITE; encoded by the coding sequence GTGCACAAGGAATTTGATTGGATAAGTAGCCGTGCTATTCTTTATCCAAATGACATAGCAATCATCGATGCTACGACCGACGATCGGTGGACGTACTCTGAAGTGGATCGTCGTGCAGAAGTATTGGCAACTCACTTTGTCAATCAAGGAATCAAAAAAGGTGATCGTGTTGCACTGCTTGCCCCGAATCATATCAGTTACCTGGACTTTTTATTCGCTGCGATGAAATGTGGAGCAATATTTGTTCCGCTCAATTGGAGACTCTCTGAAGAAGAGCTTAGTTATGTACTGGGTGATGCTGAACCGACACTGGTTGGGGTGCACGAATCCTTTCATCGCACTCATGAGTGGTTGGGCGTTTTTGGCCAAGCATTGGAGATAGCAGGCAACTCATATATCGACCAATTGCCTACATACACTGAAAATATTTTTCAAAAACCAGAAATTGATGATAAAGATCCTCTAGCGATGGTCTACACAGGCGGTACAACAGGCAAGCCCAAAGGAGCGGTATTGAGTCATCAATCGATATTCTGGAATGCGATGAATACTATTGTTAGTTGGGATTTGAAGAGGGATGAGTGTACACTAACCTCGATTCCGATGTTCCATACAGGCGGATTGAATGCGTTAACGACACCAATATTATTAGCTGGTGGAACGGTAGTGCTGGAGTCCGATTTCGAACCTGAAAAAGCAGTGAAGAACTTGATTAAGTATCGGTGTACTATCGTGTTGTTTATCCCTACGATGTACCACATGATCGTTCAGACGGATGCATTTCAGGAAGCGACGTTTTATGATATGGAAGTATTTTTATCTGGTGGAGCACCTTGCCCACTTTCGGTTTATGAGGAATTCAATCGAAAAGGACTCAGTTTTAAGGAAGGGTACGGTTTGACTGAAGCTGGTCCGAATAATTTTTATATTGATCCAGAAATGTCGAAAGTGAAGCAGGGCTCGGTTGGTCAAGAAATGTTATTCAACGAAATTCGCATAGTACGTTCTGATGGTGAGGAAGTCGCTACAAATGAAGTCGGGGAATTATGGCTCAAGGGTAAGCATCTGTTTGAATACTATTGGAAAAATGATGAGGAGACAGCTGATTCATTCCAAGGTGAGTGGTTTGTAACAGGTGACTTGGCCCGTAAAGATGAAGATGGATACGTTTATATTTCTGGCAGGAAAAAAGAGATGATCATTACAGGTGGCGAGAACGTGTATCCACTTGAGATCGAACATTGGCTGCAATCAAATGAAAAAGTTGACGAAGTTGCAGTGGTTGGAATCCCGGATGATAAATGGGGAGAAAAGGTAGCGGCGTTTGTATCGGTGAAAAGTGAAGATGTAACTGAAGAAGAGTTGATCCGATTTTGTGAATTAAAGTTGAGTAAATATAAGATACCGAAAGAATTCGTATTAATGGCTGAACTGCCAAAGACACATGTGGGGAAGATCGATAAAAAAGCATTGTTGGATGACTACGCGATTACAGAGTGA